Part of the Vigna angularis cultivar LongXiaoDou No.4 chromosome 1, ASM1680809v1, whole genome shotgun sequence genome, GcgtaaaatgatttaatatcaCATGTCTCTACGCTCCCCATGCATGTTCTTTTTGGTCTTGAAGACCCACACACACTGTGGCCTTTACAGTGTGTAAATAGAGACAACTCACTATCTCAAAAAGTTTAGCCTATTTGGTGAAAGTATATGAAAATTTAGAGGAAGGAAGGAGTTCACTGTAGGTGTAAGTTTTGGACATTTTGCTCAATTTTATATAACATGAGTTTAACAAATATAgagattaaataatttaatttatcttaatgatcatccatgccgatttatagataaaattatttggtaTATAATTTCATACTCAATGTTTACTTATACTTTAAAAAGTACACAATACATTGgaataaagtttatttttgaattaactaattttcaatttgtaaatttttttaagactttTGATGTActtaagaaattttaatttagtagaTGGATTAATGAATTCAATATtcagaaaatattataaacagaGTGAGTTAATTGAAAGCTTTTTTTCTTTCGTAAATGGATTCTCATACTCTGGAGTAAGTGCAACATAATTTTGTATTCCCTATCTGTAAATGAATTTTTCcgtctaaaatttaaatataaagttttcGTACAATTACTAACCTTAGACCTGGATTATATTTATATCAACTATTTGGTACATGTCTagcaatttttatatttcaggAAATAATCTTGTCATTTTGTGCAACTGCAAACTCTGTCAGTCCACCATAGCTTTATATTGAACTCAACGTTGGATCAACTTgattatttatgattaaatttgCATGTTGTTGATTGCTCATTTATTAAAGAGTTCTCATGTTTATGCTTGATCAGTTGATCTGATGAAAACTGGTATCACTACGTTTATGATTGATCGTCTATGTTTGTCCATTCATTTCTGCTTCTGTCTTCTCACTGCCTAACTTGATATGAATCATAATGACAGGGCGAAGTGTTGCTTTCCCTGGCCATCCTCTGGGTTCTGGTCTTACTCCAACTGCAGCAAAGGCAATAacttatgtatttaattttttgtattattttgaaatttgaactGGTGCTTCCTTGAGGTTCACTGACAAAACTAACATACAGTGCTTAGTTGGAAGAGTGAACACAACCTTCCTCCACCTACAGGGATTGGTTCAGGTTGATGTAACGAGCTTCTTTGGCTTGGctgtttttttaatacttttaatggATTGAAAATTTCAGGAGTTGGGTCTGGTACCGGGAATTGCTGTTGGGACATCACTAATAGATGCTCATGCTGGTGGCGTGGGGGTAATTGAAAGTGTGCTACCATCAGAAACTGAAGGTTTTCATCCCATACTTTACACTTGTGATTTAAGATTTGGATAAAGCAGTTGTGTTTCTTAGCTAAAAGAATTTCTGTATCCTTAGAACATGACAAGGAAGCTATTTGCAATCGTATGGTGTTAGTTTGTGGAACTTCTACATGCCATATGGCAGTATCTCAGAAGAAATTGTTCATTCCAGGGGTTTGGGGTCCATTTTGGTCAGGTACTCTACTATTTCTCTAATTATGAATTAAATCTCAATTGTGGATGACATCGTACCTTTCTCCTTTGGATTGGACACATTTGAAACAGTCATGGTTTGTTGATATCTATTGGGGTATCTACAGTGGCAATTCATGgagtttaaacatttttaattttaatatggttgagaatttcctttttttatgataataaaattgtaaatttctTGGTTATGGTTGAAAATTCATTGTTAAAATTTACTCTGGTCGGAACATGgatatgaaatttattattcatttggGTTTAATGCTTGTCTCATTctattattgatattatatttttgtgacCGTGTTCATGTTAAAACTAAgtatttgtctttgtaaagataTTGACTGGATACTTGTGACTAGTTCCTTTTCGTGATTGATATTGGCATAAAAAGTAAGCATTAAGTTAGTCTACATTTGACAGGATCACCCTGAAGGATATCCAGTTTAATTTTCTCcctattctattttattttagtactCATCATTGCTTCTGTTGCCACTTCTATGTTGTGgtgctttttttctttatccGAAATTTTCAGCAATGGTACCAGAATATTGGCTAACTGAAGGTGGGCAGAGTGCTACTGGTGCATTATTGGATCATATAATCGAAAGTCATGCTGCTTCTACACTCCTTGCAAATCGAGCTGCTTCCCaaggtaagtttttttttttttttttcttaatttggtTGGAACatactaaatatttatattaacaaGTTTGATTTTGAGAGATGTCTTAAGACTaattctttatgcattaatattCCAGATATTTCAGTGTTTGAGCTTCTGAACAAGATGTTGGAAACAATGACAGTTGAGCAGAACCTATCCTTTGTTGCTGCCTTGACTGAAGATGTACACGTGCTTCCTGACTTCCATGGGAATAGGTATTTGGTGACAAACAACGGCTTTCCCACCTGTCATGCCATAGTGGCTTCTAAAGTAGTAGGctgatatacatatatattatggCCCAGGTCTCCCATTGCAGATCCAAAAGCAAAAGGTGTCATCTATGGTTTGACACTTGACACAAGTGAGAAACAGTTAGCTCTCCTTTACCTGGCAGCTGTGCAGGGCATTGCATATGGCACACGTCACATTGTAGAGCATTGCAATGCTAATGGTCACAAAGTAAGGATTACAATGCTATGACTTTTTTTGAGTTTATCGCTTGTTTTTTGGGTTGGTATGTTTTTAACATCCATTTCGTGTTTACACTGTCAGAATCAAATTGCAAGGTATGCGACTTGAGTGTCATTTTAAGCATGAAATTCTAGTGTGGGGTTTATAAGGCCTTGAATTCAACTACAATAACTTGTTTTTGTAGTACGGTTCTCTGATGTTCTTATCACATGCTCACATCCGTGAAGATACACCTTGCTACAATGTTGTTTTGCTTGCATCACACATCCTTTAAGGCGAGCACGTGCATATTAGAgcccaaagaaagaaaaaaaaactgatgaTGAAGTTAACAAGCAAGAGATGACTATATTTAGTTTCCTCTGTATTTTTTAAGCATGAAGCATGAGCCTGGGAATTGATTCTAATTTACACTTATAAAACCTATTCTGCTATGTGAGAGAAATCCTCAGATCTACAATTTTTTGTAGCTTACTGCTCAGATTACAGTGGAGGCAAGGAAGTTAATCTTTGGTGCTCAATTTTGTGTATCCCATTTGATGGGAACccgaaaattattataaaaaccaaaatatattctGTTTGTTTTATATGTACCTCAAAGCATAAAGGGAttacagaagaagaaaaaagaacagAAAGGTAGAATAGCTACTGTTAACATTTTCCGAGATTACCTCCTTTTTTTCAGAAATCCACTCAAATTCATTTTCTCAATTCCATGTTCAATTCCAAAGACAGCCTAAGAAAGCACATCTCTATCATCAGCTTACTGATGAATTATCATTTACACTCTCTCCTCTAGCCAACCTCTCCTAAAATTATCATTCTCATTTCACTATACCTGGTGAATGCTACTCAGGACTTCCACTTGGCTTTCCACCTTAACCACTGTCTTCAACCTTGTGTATAACTTCCAAACCTCTGGTCCGTGAGATACTGGATCAACTATCGGACGTGTAAGGATCATATTTTATGATTTGGTTAAGATCATTTTAGTAGCATCCTTACAAGTAGGTacaaattatttgtataattgtTGTATATCCTTGTTATGTTCCCAAGTCATTACTCCTGTCTGTTCATGCAAAGTTGATGAATACTATTACCATAATTGTTCTGCCCTTGCCTGCAGATCAACACACTACTTGCGTGTGGTGGCCTTTCAAAGAATTCTATCTTCATGCAAGAACATGCTGATATTATTGGTATGTGATGAGGAGTGGGGTGCGAAGCATATTTGCACAATCTCAGATACTATTATTCTTGTGTTACATACTATGGATCTTATTCTACGTAAAAAGGGATACCAGGTGTActccaatttaaatttttaacaaagtTTTGCTAGTTTAAGGTTTGGTTGATGACCAACccagaaaaaaaaagcatactTCACTCTTCTATGTATTCTACAAACCAATCCACAGTTCAGTGTTTGGTCTGTTTCCAAACATGTGGTGTTGTTGGTGTTTCAAGTGAATAGAAACTAACAGCTAAAACTAACAATTGTAATAGCTGtgatatttcaaattttattttatttactgaTTACTAGTTTAGGACCTATACAATTCATGGGGTCCAAACCATCAGCTGTGTCATGGGCCCTAAGTTTGGAAAGTTGTACTAGGAGGAATAGAGGGAGAGTGCAAGAAATTACTAAGATGGCCgggcagaaagaaaaaaaaaaaggaaagttaGTTTGAAGGGAGGCTGATAACAAATAGGTGTATGTGGGTGAGAAGGAGTATCTTCTTTTGGGGAATTATGACATTTGTAAATAATGTAGGCTTAGCTTTGGCAGTAGGAGAGTTTCTTCCTTCCGCAATTTCCCCCTCGTAAATATACTTCATTGTTTTGTTTACTATTCTATTACTTCCTTCTTAGTTATTATCTGGGGTTGCTCTGATTTTGTAACATAACAAAATGAAATGCAATAAATTCACAATAGGAAAACATGATAATGAATCAATAGCTTCAATCTTGTGTGATATATGTAAAATCTAAGTGTTTGAGCATGATTTTATGTCCTATACATGTCTACATGGTGGGTTTAAATTGTACTGAACTgaaccttaattttttttaaaccaaatCCTGTAGTTAGGATGAATTTGAACCAATCTATACTTTGGTTGGTCTACCCAATTCAGAATTTTGAACGCCGATGCTAATATTACAAACTGTCAGTGACAGTAGTTTTGGGATCGTATGCTCCTATAAATGATAAGGAGTGACATGGATGATAGTTAAAGCTTTATTTGATGTTTACTTTTCTTAGTAATAATGAATCCTTTCTATAGCCTTCAGTATGTTAGTTTTTAATAAGTCTTGTTTCTAATTTTCCCAGGTTGCCCCATAATTCTTCCGAGGGAAAGTGAATCTGTGCTCTTAGGTGCGGCTATTCTGGGTGCTGTTGCTACCAGGAAATATCATAACCTTAGGGAGGCCATGCAAGCCATGAATGCACCTGGCGAGGTGTGGATTTTTCGGTTTTGAAATactgaaaaatagaaaaattacaatttttttattaatttcagaTTAGAATTCAAGGTCAATTGCATTAAATTACATTAGTGGTAGTACTTTTCATTTAGTTCCGAATGCTGTCATCAACATTTGCTGAATTTGATACTAAAGTTGGAAGTGTTAGGAGCTGAAATTTGGtgttaaattagaaaaaatgatGTAGTATTagttcaaatttataatatatatatatttccatggtataaaaaatatttaatagtttacCGCAGGCTCTGTACATACAATAGATTAGTTCGTTGTGAAACTAATACGGAATTTACATTTTCTGTGTGCGGAATATTTACTACATAGTTTGGATGGTATTCTTTCTAGTTTctagttagaaaaaaaatatacctATGATTTGTTATAGAAGTACAGAGATCAATGGATGAGTCTAGATGTTAACTTTCAATTGCCTGTGGTGGATGATCAGATGTTCTACTCTCAGTCCTTGCTGTCTATAGGtgtttttgtaaaagaaataaaaccgATGCCCTTAGTTTTTTCTTGAGCGGCTAACAGTTTTCATGAATTTTTGCAGGTCATTCATCCATCTAAGGATCCAAAGGTCAAAAAGTACCATGATGCCAAATACAAGATCTTCCGTGGCCTTTATGAACAGCAGCTGTCTTATCGTTCCATGATTGCCCAAGCCTTATCATAGCATTGCagaatattttattcaaagcGCCAATTGAGGTGCTCCTCGCGAAGTTTTCATATTCGTGCCTCGAGAATGAATGTTTTAGGATAGAGAAAGAAATTATGGCCAGAATATTACCAATTAGACGAATATTTTCATGGTTGTATTTCTGTGGTAGGTTAGACATTGAAAAATTCAGAAATACAACGAAAAATAATCCCCGATATCGAcgttaaaattctaaaaaaaattttatgtcCAGACCCACTGATAGCTTGTAGGTTACTGTACAAATACAGCCAGTTTGATACTTTACTAACATTATTTGTCTGTATAATGTACCATATGATTTTTTAGAATTCTTGGAACCCTCATCATGGTTTCATAACTTAGACATGGTTTTACATTTGAATATTACGAAATAATGTCGGGCTGAATTAAGTTTTATACTATTCGACCCGCCCTATTTACTCTTTGCATTGTGCCACATTCGTttaatgaaaatgttttgaCAAGACCTAATTTTTAATGTGCAACAGATGCACAATGGAAACGTAGGGAAACTAATTTTAGGCCTTTTCTTTTAACCCTCTGAAGATCTCGTTCTAAACCTTCCAAAAAGTATGAAATGGCTAAATTGTTGTCaagtgttttttaaattttgttgcaTTCTCGTaagaaaattatcttatttgaaAGATAATCATAGAAGGAATTAATACTctttcagaaaaatcattttcgAAGAATGTAATATGCTTACGAAAATACATTTTGAAACTCGAGATTTTTTATGCTTCTTTGTTACCCAAGGAAGAGTGACCTACAAAATAATTCAATGTGGTGTACTGCGGAGATTCGATCTTGCTGGGAATCCAAAAAGAAGAGCACCTTGGTTGACTAAAGCAGGAAGAAGGTAAAAAAGCATCCAACATGAAGGTGGGGATAACAAAGAAGCTCTATTCATCACGTGACCAATTAATAAAGGTTAAAAGAGGCTTAAGCATCATCACGTCATCCTAAAAACAAGATGTAGGAagagaaacaaaagaagaagaacctAATACCCAAGAACACTCCTAATCTCGAAAGAAAGAACGAAGACGCAAAACGAAAATAAGGAAGTGATCAGTTCCTAAAATAATGATCTAGACCAGAATAAACTTGGAACGGTAGGCAAACTTCTTTACGATTTGTCCTATTCAAGATGTATACACGTATTACTTTGATTACTTTTTAAGATAATTAGGTTTATCTCAGACAAGATCAGTGAAATCCAATCTTTATTTGGTCTGTAGACATCATATTTTTTGAAACTGAATCAATCTACACCAAAGCAATTCATGTatcttataatgttttattcttaAGATTTCAGACATTTACCTCCTCCTACTATATCTAATAAAATCCGTAATCTAAATTTAAAGACAATAAAGTTTATTAGTAGATAGATTGGTGACTAATGGTGGTTGCTTGCTCATTTTATGTGGAAAGAGTTTCTTCAATGTTGAGAGGGAGAGATCTACTAGAAAAATTCTTTCACGCGAGATCTTTGTATAATAAGTATATCAAATATGAAGatgtatattcttttaaaaatattaattatatttatatgattatatatgtttttattagaataatatctacttgaaaaatataataatattataataaataataacagaatataaataataactaaaagattaaataattctatttaattataacacgtaaatataatctaaatatttaagtagttccataataaaaatatatcttattgGGTTTGACTCTTTAATGTGTTTAttgataaaacaataataaatttataattttctagatttttaaataaaaactgaaaactaTTTacaagtatataaataaaaaattgtccattcattaaaattaaaaagaagtcctgtcaaattcaaataatttttctctccccccaaaacaaaaccaaattgATGACATCCACTCTTACTTCCACGACTTCTAAATTCATtaattagagagaaaaaaaaaatcatgaaaacgtataattaacataatttgTGGGTGGTGTGAAGAAATTGAGTGAATCGACGaaggagaataaaataaaataaatgaaaaatcgaaaaaaaattgaaggtgTGTGTGGTGGTCACATGCAGAAGGGAGCGTAGAAAGAAAGGGCATATGCGAGGGAGATAAATAATATGCCAAGAAATACCGTTAAGAGAGAGTGCCACGTGGGACTCTACATGGCAATCACCCATCGCATCTTGCAATTGCAACCTTCAACCTCTGCCCCAACTCTCTTCCTCCCATATGCCCATGGCGTTCCTTCTCATCAccaccttctccttctcctccttctcttcctccttcttccaccCTTTCAattccaccttcctttttttCCCAATCTCTCTCTGTCTTCTCAATTCTAACCCTAACCTCACCTCTTTCGAAATCTCCAAACTTCAAAAACCGCAAAATATAGTCTGAGAGAACCATCACCCCTGTTCAAACCCATCAATTATTTTCCACTGGGTCACGCTTTCACTCCCAAATTTCCGATTTTTCTATCTGTTTATCGCCTTATTCGCCGTCTCAGGTATTGCTGATGGTTCTCTCTGAATACGGATCTGCACAAGTCGCGGCCTTGGATTCTTGTTTTTgcttatattcttttaattctaTTTCTGCCATCGCCTCGAGGCTCTGTTTCTAGAAATGTGATCGGCCTtctgttatttattatttatcatttatttatttatttatcctaATCTTCAACTTAATTCCAAATCATTGACTCACCTATTGGGTGGGGCTACCCTGTTTAAGGCTGTGAAAGTTTGGAGTTTTAAGATGTATCGTGAGTTGTGATGATGTGAGTGGTGCTCATGTGTAATAAAGGGTTTCAATGCTTGAACGAGTGTGAGAGTGAAGTTGATCAAAGGCAAGAATTCTTCGTCATGGATAGTCCAATTCGATCGCCAGCTGCCGGTTCAGGCTCCGGCGAAGACAGCCGGCGTGTTAAGTTTTTGTGCAGCTTTCTGGGGAGCATAATGCCCCGTCCCCAAGATGGGAAGCTGCGTTACGTCGGTGGCGAGACACGAATTGTGAGTGTTTGTAGAGATATTAGCTACGAGGAGTTGATGGTGAAGATGAGAGAGCTGTATGATGGGGCTGCTGTGTTGAAGTACCAGCAGCCCGACGAGGATCTTGATGCTCTTGTTTCTGTTGTCAATGATGATGATGTGGTTAACATGATGGAAGAGTATGACAAGTTGGGGTCAGGGGATGGATTCACTAGGCTCaggatatttttgttttcacaaTCCGAGCAGGATGGTTCCTCACATTTCATTGATGGGGATGATTCTGAGAGGAGGTATGTTGATGCATTGAATAGTTTAAATGATGTTGCTGACTTTAGGAGGTTGCAACAAGGAGAGTTTCCAATGATTAGCCCTGTTGAGGATATCCATGTGGCTGGTGAACAGTTTTTCAATCCAATGAGTGTGGAAAGTGGGATTCATACTCACAGAAGTGGGGACCTATCTATGCCACCGTATAATATGCATCATCTCTCGATCCAGCACCCGCAAACCGTGGGCCCAAGGTATACTGAAATGGATTCTCCTTGGAATCCTGCTTATTACTCTCCTAGACACCATGCTCTCCACGACTCCAGATCATTAGTTGAATTTCCATCATCGCCGTCTGGTAGGTACCGAATGCCATTTCCAGAGTTACCAGATAAGTGCATTGATCGAGGGCCGGAAGACTATGCTCGACATCATGTAAACCACCATCCTGTGTATGATAATCAACAGCAGTATGCTGATAATGTTTTGTGGGTGCCGACTGGAGCAGCACATTCTGAAAAGACAGGTTTTCCAGGCAATATTCTTCATGGTTCCCATGTTGTTGATGGGAACAACATATGTGAGCAGTGTCGCATGGGTTTTCAGAGAGGTCAACCACATCTGGAACATTCTAATATAAGTAATGGACTTCTACCGGTTGCTAATCCATGTGGAGAATGCCCCCTGCCAAATAGGGATGCTTTCCCCATGAATGTTGATGCAAAGTTACATCCCGCAATGTATCCCAATGAACCTAATGGTGATCACAGGTCTGTTTATAATGATACTCAAAATCATGAGAGAGGTTGGGGTTTGCAGCATCCAACAACTGCTCGGGTTGAGGAATCAAGAGGACATTTATCTGTATCTGGAAGAGTGGGTGATGTTCCAGTTGCAAATATCTCTCTTGGGCATGGTAGTGTGACCGATGGACACGCCCTGTCGTCCAATTATCTTCATCAGCCGGTTGGACCTGAATTGGG contains:
- the LOC108322166 gene encoding uncharacterized protein LOC108322166 isoform X4; this encodes MDHRAVEQAERINSSKSPVLEYCGGAVSPEMEPPKLLWVKENLQESWSMVFRWMDLSDWLSYRATGDDTRSLCTTVCKWTYLGHAHMQHVNDNNSRDMEACGWDDDFWEEIGLGDLIEGHHAKIGRSVAFPGHPLGSGLTPTAAKCLVGRVNTTFLHLQGLVQELGLVPGIAVGTSLIDAHAGGVGVIESVLPSETEEHDKEAICNRMVLVCGTSTCHMAVSQKKLFIPGVWGPFWSAMVPEYWLTEGGQSATGALLDHIIESHAASTLLANRAASQDISVFELLNKMLETMTVEQNLSFVAALTEDVHVLPDFHGNRSPIADPKAKGVIYGLTLDTSEKQLALLYLAAVQGIAYGTRHIVEHCNANGHKINTLLACGGLSKNSIFMQEHADIIGCPIILPRESESVLLGAAILGAVATRKYHNLREAMQAMNAPGEVIHPSKDPKVKKYHDAKYKIFRGLYEQQLSYRSMIAQALS
- the LOC108322166 gene encoding uncharacterized protein LOC108322166 isoform X3 is translated as MAAASSPDKPSRSVFLGVDVGTGSARAGLFDKKGKLLGLSSSPIQIWKDGAFVEQSSTDIWLAVCAAVKAACSKAKVAPTEVQGLGFAATCSLVAVDSDSSPVSVSLSGDSRRNVIVWMDHRAVEQAERINSSKSPVLEYCGGAVSPEMEPPKLLWVKENLQESWSMVFRWMDLSDWLSYRATGDDTRSLCTTVCKWTYLGHAHMQHVNDNNSRDMEACGWDDDFWEEIGLGDLIEGHHAKIGRSVAFPGHPLGSGLTPTAAKELGLVPGIAVGTSLIDAHAGGVGVIESVLPSETEEHDKEAICNRMVLVCGTSTCHMAVSQKKLFIPGVWGPFWSAMVPEYWLTEGGQSATGALLDHIIESHAASTLLANRAASQDISVFELLNKMLETMTVEQNLSFVAALTEDVHVLPDFHGNRSPIADPKAKGVIYGLTLDTSEKQLALLYLAAVQGIAYGTRHIVEHCNANGHKINTLLACGGLSKNSIFMQEHADIIGCPIILPRESESVLLGAAILGAVATRKYHNLREAMQAMNAPGEVIHPSKDPKVKKYHDAKYKIFRGLYEQQLSYRSMIAQALS
- the LOC108322166 gene encoding uncharacterized protein LOC108322166 isoform X2, which gives rise to MTSPIGQGFGCCCIFESLFDKKGKLLGLSSSPIQIWKDGAFVEQSSTDIWLAVCAAVKAACSKAKVAPTEVQGLGFAATCSLVAVDSDSSPVSVSLSGDSRRNVIVWMDHRAVEQAERINSSKSPVLEYCGGAVSPEMEPPKLLWVKENLQESWSMVFRWMDLSDWLSYRATGDDTRSLCTTVCKWTYLGHAHMQHVNDNNSRDMEACGWDDDFWEEIGLGDLIEGHHAKIGRSVAFPGHPLGSGLTPTAAKCLVGRVNTTFLHLQGLVQELGLVPGIAVGTSLIDAHAGGVGVIESVLPSETEEHDKEAICNRMVLVCGTSTCHMAVSQKKLFIPGVWGPFWSAMVPEYWLTEGGQSATGALLDHIIESHAASTLLANRAASQDISVFELLNKMLETMTVEQNLSFVAALTEDVHVLPDFHGNRSPIADPKAKGVIYGLTLDTSEKQLALLYLAAVQGIAYGTRHIVEHCNANGHKINTLLACGGLSKNSIFMQEHADIIGCPIILPRESESVLLGAAILGAVATRKYHNLREAMQAMNAPGEVIHPSKDPKVKKYHDAKYKIFRGLYEQQLSYRSMIAQALS
- the LOC108322166 gene encoding uncharacterized protein LOC108322166 isoform X1, whose product is MAAASSPDKPSRSVFLGVDVGTGSARAGLFDKKGKLLGLSSSPIQIWKDGAFVEQSSTDIWLAVCAAVKAACSKAKVAPTEVQGLGFAATCSLVAVDSDSSPVSVSLSGDSRRNVIVWMDHRAVEQAERINSSKSPVLEYCGGAVSPEMEPPKLLWVKENLQESWSMVFRWMDLSDWLSYRATGDDTRSLCTTVCKWTYLGHAHMQHVNDNNSRDMEACGWDDDFWEEIGLGDLIEGHHAKIGRSVAFPGHPLGSGLTPTAAKCLVGRVNTTFLHLQGLVQELGLVPGIAVGTSLIDAHAGGVGVIESVLPSETEEHDKEAICNRMVLVCGTSTCHMAVSQKKLFIPGVWGPFWSAMVPEYWLTEGGQSATGALLDHIIESHAASTLLANRAASQDISVFELLNKMLETMTVEQNLSFVAALTEDVHVLPDFHGNRSPIADPKAKGVIYGLTLDTSEKQLALLYLAAVQGIAYGTRHIVEHCNANGHKINTLLACGGLSKNSIFMQEHADIIGCPIILPRESESVLLGAAILGAVATRKYHNLREAMQAMNAPGEVIHPSKDPKVKKYHDAKYKIFRGLYEQQLSYRSMIAQALS